A genomic segment from Streptomyces antibioticus encodes:
- a CDS encoding FG-GAP repeat domain-containing protein: MIAWGIGAGVTPAAAAVACPSGVESDFNGDGLRDTVIADPEAADAGVAEAGAVYVVYGGGKGQVTLTQSLENIPGVPEPGDRYGYAMAVYDADLDGCSDLVLGSPYEDIGTNPDSGAVHVVFGSTSGINAGTKPVREFYQGEGKALGGGPEADDWVGYAVAAGKTSAGQPYLIIGSPGESLGTIDDAGAFYYVSGTAMTVTMNGQDTETAGAIPGAAEQDDRFGSTIAATPTHFAVGAPGEAVGTVPFAGGVALFTHALTSGYPKPTAGMAQDQDVIGGAEEVGDQFGAALAMVPYRASGATSTTESLLAVGVPGEDLSTTVDAGAVQVFRVSAAGSFTETAWIDQNSADVDQESDPGDFFGKRLAAVNTSPNAVSTGTTTRLAIGVPGEESSEEHAEKGGVQIVPLVGPAGASDQWIDPGYGVPGVPAPRQLAGLSLAATPSVLYVGMPYGPAEGRAVHGFPWNVASGGAPTVTFKPGEGGIPATGVAFGATVR; this comes from the coding sequence TTGATCGCCTGGGGGATCGGGGCCGGGGTCACGCCGGCCGCGGCCGCCGTGGCGTGTCCCTCGGGTGTCGAGTCGGACTTCAACGGTGACGGCTTACGCGACACCGTGATCGCCGACCCGGAGGCGGCCGACGCCGGCGTCGCCGAGGCGGGTGCCGTGTACGTCGTCTACGGCGGCGGCAAGGGACAGGTGACGCTCACCCAGTCCCTGGAGAACATCCCCGGCGTCCCCGAGCCGGGCGACCGGTACGGCTACGCGATGGCCGTCTACGACGCCGACCTCGACGGGTGCAGCGACCTCGTCCTCGGCTCGCCGTACGAGGACATCGGCACCAATCCCGACTCCGGCGCCGTCCATGTCGTCTTCGGCTCCACCAGCGGGATCAACGCGGGCACCAAGCCGGTCCGCGAGTTCTACCAGGGCGAGGGCAAGGCCCTCGGCGGCGGCCCCGAGGCCGACGACTGGGTCGGCTACGCCGTCGCGGCCGGCAAGACCTCGGCCGGTCAGCCGTACCTCATCATCGGCAGCCCCGGCGAGTCCCTCGGCACCATCGACGACGCGGGCGCCTTCTACTACGTCAGCGGCACCGCGATGACGGTGACCATGAACGGCCAGGACACCGAGACCGCGGGTGCCATCCCCGGCGCGGCCGAGCAGGACGACCGCTTCGGCTCCACCATCGCCGCCACCCCGACCCACTTCGCGGTCGGCGCCCCCGGCGAGGCCGTCGGCACCGTCCCGTTCGCGGGCGGCGTGGCCCTGTTCACCCACGCCCTCACCTCCGGCTACCCCAAGCCCACGGCCGGGATGGCGCAGGACCAGGACGTGATCGGCGGCGCCGAGGAGGTCGGCGACCAGTTCGGCGCCGCCCTCGCGATGGTCCCGTACCGCGCCTCCGGCGCCACCTCCACCACCGAGTCGCTCCTCGCCGTCGGCGTTCCCGGCGAGGACCTCTCGACCACCGTCGACGCGGGCGCCGTCCAGGTCTTCCGCGTCTCGGCCGCGGGCTCGTTCACCGAGACCGCCTGGATCGACCAGAACTCCGCCGACGTCGACCAGGAGTCCGATCCCGGCGACTTCTTCGGCAAGCGGCTCGCCGCCGTCAACACCTCCCCGAACGCCGTCTCCACGGGCACCACGACACGGCTCGCCATCGGCGTCCCCGGCGAGGAGTCCTCCGAGGAGCACGCGGAGAAGGGCGGCGTCCAGATCGTCCCGCTGGTCGGCCCGGCCGGCGCCTCCGACCAGTGGATCGACCCCGGCTACGGCGTCCCGGGCGTCCCGGCGCCGCGCCAGCTCGCCGGTCTCTCCCTGGCCGCGACCCCGTCCGTCCTCTACGTCGGCATGCCCTACGGCCCCGCCGAGGGCCGCGCGGTCCACGGCTTCCCGTGGAACGTCGCCTCCGGCGGCGCCCCGACGGTGACGTTCAAGCCCGGCGAGGGCGGCATCCCGGCGACCGGCGTCGCCTTCGGCGCGACCGTCCGCTGA
- a CDS encoding acyltransferase: MNYRVQPSAQVDGSAEIGAGSSVWDLAQIREGARLGEGCVIGRGAYVGSGVRMGDNCKLQNYALVYEPAELGDGVFIGPAVVLTNDHNPRSVDPDGKQKRGGDWEAVGVKISDGASIGARAVCVAPITIGRWAMIAAGAVVTKDVPDFALVVGVPARRIGWVGRAGVRLTEHTDEPGVWECPQTGELYDEKDGVLTERAV, encoded by the coding sequence GTGAACTACAGGGTCCAGCCCAGCGCGCAGGTCGACGGGAGTGCCGAGATCGGTGCCGGCAGCAGTGTCTGGGACCTCGCGCAGATCCGTGAGGGCGCGCGCCTCGGTGAGGGGTGTGTGATCGGCCGGGGTGCGTACGTCGGCTCGGGCGTGCGGATGGGCGACAACTGCAAGCTCCAGAACTACGCGCTCGTCTACGAGCCCGCCGAGCTGGGTGACGGTGTCTTCATCGGCCCGGCGGTCGTCCTCACCAACGACCACAACCCGCGTTCCGTGGACCCCGACGGCAAGCAGAAGCGCGGCGGCGACTGGGAGGCCGTCGGCGTCAAGATCTCCGACGGGGCGTCGATCGGCGCCCGCGCCGTGTGCGTCGCGCCGATCACCATCGGCCGCTGGGCGATGATCGCCGCGGGCGCCGTCGTCACCAAGGACGTCCCCGACTTCGCCCTCGTCGTCGGCGTCCCCGCCCGCCGCATCGGCTGGGTCGGCCGCGCCGGCGTCCGCCTCACCGAGCACACCGACGAGCCCGGCGTCTGGGAATGCCCCCAGACGGGCGAGCTGTACGACGAGAAGGACGGCGTCCTGACGGAACGCGCCGTCTGA
- a CDS encoding acyltransferase family protein, whose translation MGIARQSGEPSGSLAGRGRLPSLTGLRFWAALVVVLYHLSRQAGRLPVLSDLAWYGRSGVTFFFVLSGFVLAWTYDGKSVPAKVFMWRRFARIWPMLAVSVVASVAAWHALGTEWSRKGVVATLLLVNAWVPEQALLKGGNPAAWSLSDEAWFYATFPLLMALPLLRTSRRRLWVAITVCAASLAVWLAGSEITDLLTRRWFLDYFPPVRMLQFVLGVAAGLAVKRGWRPPVNLPVAVALVVAFQVALIPWSRAVPDSAWNSAYSASHLLSAPLFAALVSAAAYSDLQRRTTGLGGSWMIRLGNWSFAWYLIHEIVLRVLLEVTGRPGSTVDTAVFWALVLGVSLALAGLAYHCVEHPLERFLRRVGPRVPERPRHRKDEALPVS comes from the coding sequence GTGGGCATAGCCCGTCAGTCAGGTGAGCCGTCCGGGAGCCTGGCCGGTCGTGGCCGTCTGCCGTCGCTGACCGGGTTGCGGTTCTGGGCGGCCCTGGTCGTCGTCCTGTACCACCTCTCCCGTCAGGCCGGGCGCCTGCCGGTGCTGAGCGACCTGGCCTGGTACGGCCGCAGCGGTGTGACGTTCTTCTTCGTCCTGTCCGGGTTCGTCCTGGCGTGGACGTACGACGGGAAGAGCGTGCCCGCGAAGGTGTTCATGTGGCGTCGCTTCGCCCGGATCTGGCCGATGCTCGCCGTGTCGGTGGTCGCCTCCGTCGCCGCCTGGCACGCCCTGGGCACGGAGTGGTCCCGCAAGGGCGTCGTCGCGACGCTGCTGCTGGTCAACGCCTGGGTCCCGGAGCAGGCGCTGCTGAAGGGCGGCAATCCGGCGGCCTGGTCGCTCAGTGACGAGGCGTGGTTCTACGCCACGTTCCCGCTGCTCATGGCGCTGCCGCTGCTGCGCACCTCGCGCCGTCGGCTGTGGGTGGCGATCACCGTGTGCGCCGCCTCGCTCGCCGTGTGGCTGGCCGGCTCGGAGATCACCGACCTGCTGACCCGCCGCTGGTTCCTCGACTACTTCCCGCCGGTCCGGATGCTCCAGTTCGTGCTCGGTGTCGCCGCCGGACTCGCCGTCAAGCGGGGCTGGCGTCCGCCGGTCAACCTGCCGGTCGCGGTGGCGCTCGTGGTGGCCTTCCAGGTGGCGCTCATCCCGTGGTCGCGTGCCGTCCCGGACTCCGCCTGGAACAGCGCGTACAGCGCTTCGCACCTGCTGTCGGCGCCGCTCTTCGCCGCGCTGGTCTCCGCGGCCGCGTACAGCGACCTCCAGCGCCGGACCACCGGTCTCGGCGGTTCGTGGATGATCCGGCTCGGCAACTGGTCGTTCGCCTGGTACCTGATCCACGAGATCGTGCTGCGGGTTCTGCTGGAGGTGACCGGCCGCCCCGGCAGCACCGTCGACACGGCGGTCTTCTGGGCGCTCGTGCTGGGGGTGAGCCTGGCGCTGGCGGGTCTCGCCTACCACTGCGTGGAGCATCCGCTGGAGCGCTTCCTGCGCCGCGTGGGCCCCCGCGTGCCCGAACGGCCGCGGCACCGTAAGGACGAGGCCCTGCCGGTGTCGTGA
- a CDS encoding nucleotide sugar dehydrogenase: MNICVVALGKIGLPLAVQFASKGHRVIGADVNEKVVELVNAGVEPFPGEHDLDVKLKQAVDAGLLSATTDTASAVAESEAVVVVVPLFVDAEGTPDFGWMDAATKAIAQGLKPGTLVSYETTLPVGTTRTRWAPMLAEGSGLTAGEDFHLVFSPERVLTGRVFADLRRYPKLVGGVDEASTARGVEFYEQVLDFDERPDLPQANGVWDLGTAEASELAKLAETTYRDVNIGLANQFARFADQNDIDVKKVIEACNSQPYSHIHQPGIAVGGHCIPIYPRMYLWNDPAATVVRSAREANAAMPEYAVDLLAAAYGDLTGVNVLVLGAAYRGGVKETAFSGVFPTVEALRARGAVPFVSDPMYTAEELAAHGLPPHAGEKVSAAILQADHAEYRTLTPADLPDVTVLVDGRRTTDPEAWKGVRRVVIGG, from the coding sequence ATGAACATCTGTGTAGTAGCGCTCGGCAAGATCGGGCTCCCGCTGGCGGTTCAGTTCGCCTCCAAGGGCCACCGGGTCATCGGCGCGGACGTGAACGAGAAGGTCGTCGAGCTGGTCAACGCCGGTGTCGAGCCGTTCCCCGGTGAGCACGACCTGGACGTCAAGCTGAAGCAGGCCGTCGACGCCGGTCTGCTCAGCGCGACCACGGACACCGCGTCCGCGGTCGCCGAGTCCGAGGCCGTCGTCGTGGTCGTCCCGCTGTTCGTGGACGCCGAGGGCACCCCCGACTTCGGCTGGATGGACGCCGCGACCAAGGCGATCGCCCAGGGCCTCAAGCCCGGCACGCTGGTCTCGTACGAGACGACGCTGCCGGTCGGCACCACCCGCACCCGCTGGGCGCCGATGCTGGCCGAGGGCTCCGGTCTGACCGCGGGCGAGGACTTCCACCTGGTGTTCTCCCCGGAGCGTGTCCTCACCGGCCGGGTCTTCGCCGACCTGCGCCGCTACCCCAAGCTGGTCGGCGGCGTCGACGAGGCGTCCACCGCCCGCGGTGTGGAGTTCTACGAGCAGGTCCTCGACTTCGACGAGCGCCCCGACCTGCCGCAGGCCAACGGTGTCTGGGACCTGGGCACGGCGGAGGCATCCGAGCTGGCCAAGCTCGCCGAGACCACCTACCGGGACGTCAACATCGGCCTGGCGAACCAGTTCGCCCGCTTCGCCGACCAGAACGACATCGACGTCAAGAAGGTCATCGAGGCCTGCAACTCGCAGCCGTACAGCCACATCCACCAGCCGGGCATCGCCGTCGGCGGGCACTGCATCCCGATCTACCCGCGGATGTACCTGTGGAACGACCCGGCGGCCACCGTCGTGCGCTCCGCCCGTGAGGCGAACGCCGCGATGCCGGAGTACGCGGTGGACCTGCTCGCCGCTGCCTACGGCGACCTGACCGGCGTCAACGTCCTGGTGCTGGGCGCCGCCTACCGCGGCGGCGTGAAGGAGACGGCGTTCTCGGGCGTCTTCCCGACCGTCGAGGCGCTCCGGGCGCGCGGCGCGGTGCCGTTCGTCTCCGACCCGATGTACACGGCCGAGGAGCTGGCCGCGCACGGCCTGCCGCCGCACGCCGGTGAGAAGGTCTCCGCGGCGATCCTCCAGGCCGACCACGCCGAGTACCGCACCCTGACCCCGGCGGACCTGCCGGACGTCACGGTCCTCGTCGACGGCCGCCGCACCACCGACCCGGAGGCATGGAAGGGCGTCCGGCGGGTGGTCATCGGCGGCTGA
- a CDS encoding glycosyltransferase family 2 protein: MSTAPDVSVVVAVYNTMPYLTECLNSLIGQSIGRERLEVVAVDDGSTDDSGRELDRFAALYPDTVKVIHQPNSGGPAAPSNRALDVATGRYVYFIGSDDYLGEEALERMVKCADDNDADVVVGKMAGTNGRYVHQALYKENAEHVGLTDSALPFTLANTKLFRRELVEKHHLRFPEHLPVGSDQPFTIEAIVRARKVSVVADYTCYYAVKRGDASNITYRADHLARLAAAAEIMDFTAGLIEAGPERDAVLRRHFTWELAKLVQDDFPSLDRELQRQLCAGIARLADQYFTDGIRDAMDVKRRVRIALARAGAIDELAEAISSEKEYGAPPFVLDGERAYARYPGFRDALVGVPDRVYELVGEKVPGRLAAGTELVASGWDQEGEALAYTASVRLPVLGDVGSAVLRLAKGAMPGSADKAGARRLKDDHELPPVVGEMTRETAPDGTATLLHARVPLDLVTGKRGVRVYVDVAGETYEIPVRGKGLPMPLARRWGRDGDPYRASAVVNPKGRVVIDTARLNPPKRTFVRRALGSLARKLKSRSKRKK; encoded by the coding sequence ATGAGCACCGCGCCGGACGTCAGCGTCGTCGTCGCGGTGTACAACACGATGCCCTACCTGACGGAGTGCCTGAACTCCCTGATCGGGCAGAGCATCGGCAGAGAGCGCCTGGAGGTCGTCGCGGTCGACGACGGCTCCACGGACGACAGCGGCCGCGAACTGGACCGGTTCGCGGCGCTGTACCCGGACACCGTCAAGGTGATCCACCAGCCCAACTCCGGCGGCCCGGCCGCGCCCAGCAACCGTGCGCTGGACGTGGCCACCGGCCGTTACGTGTACTTCATCGGCTCCGACGACTACCTCGGCGAGGAAGCGCTGGAGCGCATGGTGAAGTGCGCCGACGACAACGACGCGGACGTCGTCGTCGGCAAGATGGCCGGCACCAACGGCCGGTACGTGCACCAGGCGCTCTACAAGGAGAACGCCGAGCACGTCGGGCTGACCGACTCGGCGCTGCCCTTCACCCTCGCCAACACCAAGCTGTTCCGGCGCGAGCTGGTGGAGAAGCACCATCTGCGGTTCCCCGAGCATCTGCCGGTGGGCAGCGACCAGCCGTTCACCATCGAGGCGATCGTGCGCGCCCGGAAGGTGTCGGTGGTCGCCGACTACACCTGCTACTACGCGGTCAAGCGGGGCGACGCCAGCAACATCACCTACCGCGCCGACCATCTGGCGCGGCTGGCGGCGGCGGCCGAGATCATGGACTTCACGGCCGGTCTCATCGAGGCGGGCCCGGAGCGCGACGCGGTGCTGCGCCGGCACTTCACCTGGGAGCTGGCCAAGCTCGTCCAGGACGACTTCCCGTCCCTGGACCGGGAGTTGCAGCGCCAGTTGTGCGCGGGCATCGCCCGGCTGGCCGACCAGTACTTCACGGACGGCATCCGGGACGCCATGGACGTCAAGCGCCGGGTGCGGATCGCCCTCGCGCGCGCGGGCGCGATCGACGAGCTGGCCGAGGCGATCTCGTCGGAGAAGGAGTACGGGGCGCCCCCGTTCGTCCTCGACGGCGAGCGCGCCTACGCCCGTTACCCCGGCTTCCGTGACGCGCTCGTCGGGGTTCCCGACCGGGTGTACGAGCTGGTCGGGGAGAAGGTCCCGGGCCGTCTCGCGGCCGGCACCGAGCTGGTGGCGTCCGGCTGGGACCAGGAGGGCGAGGCCCTCGCCTACACCGCGTCCGTACGGCTGCCCGTCCTCGGTGACGTCGGCAGCGCGGTGCTGCGCCTCGCCAAGGGCGCGATGCCCGGTTCCGCGGACAAGGCGGGCGCGCGCCGGCTGAAGGACGATCACGAACTGCCTCCCGTGGTGGGCGAGATGACCCGGGAGACGGCACCCGACGGCACCGCGACCCTGCTGCACGCCCGGGTCCCGCTGGACCTCGTCACCGGCAAGCGGGGCGTGCGCGTGTACGTCGACGTGGCGGGTGAGACGTACGAGATACCCGTGCGCGGCAAGGGCCTGCCCATGCCGCTGGCCCGTCGGTGGGGCCGGGACGGCGACCCGTACCGGGCGTCGGCCGTGGTCAACCCGAAGGGGCGTGTGGTGATCGACACCGCCCGGCTGAATCCCCCGAAGAGGACGTTCGTCCGGCGGGCACTGGGGAGCCTCGCCCGGAAACTGAAGTCCCGTTCCAAAAGGAAGAAGTAG
- a CDS encoding glycosyltransferase family 4 protein, translating into MALENTSARKSVRGRIVMLVDNGVNGDSRVQKEARSAAAAGWDVVLLGKARGKQETTWQIGEAQVRLLPVPGPLHRRRHEYRRAVLRSPLAYKPGPLAAYRRQKIKAWRADLNIRLILAQQEGSFLTKLRLVLPRLASRFIQNWVNLRARKTAKLEKSRKEMEGPLDRFTTAFWHRTMGTRSWRRLDPHLWDMELAYGKVIDELDPDLIHANDFRMLGVGARATLRARACGRNVKLVWDAHEFLPGIKPWNPHPRWHLAQCAHELEYSRFADAVTTVSDTLAGMLQERHSLTERPAVVLNAPDAEVSPEQAAEPVPDLRELCGIGADVPLTVYSGAAAPQRGLDIMVESLPQLPDVHTAFVVLNTESEYMRTLSERAEELGVSDRLHILPYVPHYQVVRFLAAADLGVIPIHHWPNHEIALITKFFEYSHARLPLIVSDVKTMGEMVQRTGQGEVFRAEDVEDYVRAVKSVLGDADRYRGVYDRDGLLDEWTWEAQAELLDKVYTRLVPGSAVRPAERRPVEAGA; encoded by the coding sequence ATGGCTCTTGAGAACACGTCGGCGCGGAAGTCGGTGCGGGGACGCATCGTCATGCTGGTCGACAACGGGGTGAACGGCGACTCGCGCGTGCAGAAGGAAGCACGTTCGGCCGCCGCCGCCGGGTGGGACGTCGTCCTGCTCGGCAAGGCACGGGGGAAGCAGGAGACGACCTGGCAGATCGGTGAGGCGCAGGTGCGTCTGCTGCCGGTCCCCGGTCCGCTGCACCGCCGTCGCCACGAGTACCGCCGGGCCGTGCTGCGCTCGCCGCTGGCCTACAAGCCCGGCCCGCTGGCCGCGTACCGCCGGCAGAAGATCAAGGCGTGGCGTGCCGATCTCAACATCCGGCTGATCCTCGCCCAGCAGGAAGGCTCCTTCCTCACCAAGCTGCGGCTGGTGCTGCCCCGGCTGGCGTCCCGCTTCATCCAGAACTGGGTGAACCTGCGGGCCCGCAAGACCGCGAAGCTGGAGAAGAGCCGCAAGGAGATGGAAGGCCCGCTGGACCGGTTCACCACCGCGTTCTGGCACCGCACCATGGGCACCCGTAGCTGGCGCAGGCTCGACCCGCACCTGTGGGACATGGAGCTGGCGTACGGCAAGGTCATCGACGAGCTGGACCCGGACCTCATCCACGCCAACGACTTCCGGATGCTCGGCGTCGGCGCCCGCGCGACCCTGCGCGCCCGGGCCTGCGGCCGCAACGTGAAGCTGGTCTGGGACGCGCACGAGTTCCTGCCCGGCATCAAGCCGTGGAACCCGCACCCGCGCTGGCACCTCGCGCAGTGCGCGCACGAGCTGGAGTACTCGCGGTTCGCCGACGCCGTGACCACGGTGTCCGACACCCTCGCCGGGATGCTCCAGGAGCGGCACTCGCTCACGGAGCGCCCCGCCGTCGTGCTGAACGCGCCCGACGCCGAGGTCTCCCCGGAGCAGGCCGCCGAGCCGGTCCCGGACCTGCGCGAACTGTGCGGCATCGGCGCGGACGTGCCGCTGACCGTGTACAGCGGCGCCGCCGCCCCGCAGCGCGGCCTCGACATCATGGTCGAGTCGCTGCCGCAGCTCCCGGACGTGCACACCGCGTTCGTCGTGCTCAACACCGAGTCCGAGTACATGCGGACCCTGAGCGAGCGCGCCGAGGAACTGGGCGTCTCCGACCGGCTGCACATCCTGCCGTACGTGCCGCACTACCAGGTGGTGCGGTTCCTGGCGGCGGCGGACCTCGGGGTCATCCCGATCCACCACTGGCCGAACCACGAGATCGCCCTGATCACCAAGTTCTTCGAGTACTCGCACGCGCGGCTGCCGCTGATCGTCAGCGATGTGAAGACGATGGGCGAGATGGTCCAGCGCACCGGCCAGGGCGAGGTCTTCCGCGCCGAGGACGTCGAGGACTACGTACGGGCCGTGAAGTCGGTGCTCGGCGACGCCGACCGCTACCGCGGCGTCTACGACCGCGACGGACTGCTCGACGAGTGGACCTGGGAGGCCCAGGCCGAGCTGCTCGACAAGGTGTACACCCGGCTGGTTCCCGGCAGCGCGGTCCGTCCGGCCGAGCGCAGACCGGTGGAGGCGGGCGCATGA
- a CDS encoding Gfo/Idh/MocA family protein, with protein sequence MSTGKPLRAGLVGLGSMGRHHARVLSGLEGVDLVGVVDPMGDKFGAAQGAPILDTVEELIALGVDYAVVACPTHLHEQVGLALAEAGVCALIEKPVAETVDGARRLVEAFESRSLVAGVGHIERCNPALRSLRTRLEAGELGDVYQVVTRRQGPFPHRIADVGVVKDLATHDIDLTGWVTGREYVSIAAHTVSKSGRVHEDMVSAVGRLDDGTMVNHLVNWLSPLKERFTSVTGERGCFIADTLTADLTFHSNSAVTTEWEALQAFRGVSEGDMIRYAIPKREPLLVEHELFRDAVLGKDADICTLRQGMRTVQVAAAVLESATQNRSVSLQVEDLATHGS encoded by the coding sequence GTGAGCACCGGTAAGCCGCTGCGGGCCGGACTCGTCGGCCTCGGTTCGATGGGGCGTCACCACGCCCGTGTCCTGTCGGGTCTGGAGGGCGTCGACCTGGTCGGCGTCGTCGACCCGATGGGCGACAAGTTCGGCGCCGCCCAGGGCGCGCCGATCCTGGACACCGTCGAGGAGCTGATCGCGCTCGGCGTGGACTACGCCGTCGTGGCCTGCCCCACCCATCTGCACGAGCAGGTCGGTCTGGCGCTCGCCGAGGCCGGCGTGTGCGCGCTCATCGAGAAGCCCGTCGCCGAGACCGTGGACGGCGCCCGCCGGCTCGTCGAGGCGTTCGAATCGCGTTCGCTGGTGGCCGGCGTCGGTCACATCGAGCGCTGCAACCCGGCGCTGCGCTCGCTGCGCACCCGGCTGGAGGCCGGTGAGCTGGGCGACGTCTACCAGGTCGTCACCCGCCGCCAGGGCCCCTTCCCGCACCGCATCGCGGACGTCGGCGTGGTCAAGGACCTCGCCACCCACGACATCGACCTCACCGGCTGGGTGACGGGCCGTGAGTACGTGTCCATCGCCGCGCACACCGTCTCCAAGAGCGGCCGCGTCCACGAGGACATGGTCTCCGCGGTCGGCCGCCTCGACGACGGCACCATGGTCAACCACCTGGTGAACTGGCTGAGCCCGCTCAAGGAGCGGTTCACCTCGGTCACCGGTGAGCGCGGCTGCTTCATCGCCGACACCCTCACCGCCGACCTGACCTTCCACTCCAACTCCGCGGTGACCACCGAGTGGGAGGCCCTCCAGGCGTTCCGCGGGGTCTCCGAGGGCGACATGATCCGCTACGCCATACCGAAGCGCGAGCCGCTGCTGGTCGAGCACGAACTGTTCCGGGACGCGGTGCTCGGCAAGGACGCCGACATCTGCACCCTGCGCCAGGGGATGCGTACGGTTCAGGTGGCGGCCGCTGTGCTGGAGTCGGCGACCCAGAACCGTAGCGTTTCCCTTCAGGTGGAGGATCTGGCAACTCATGGCTCTTGA
- a CDS encoding DegT/DnrJ/EryC1/StrS family aminotransferase: MTDAHEFIPAARPVIAEEEIEAAVRVLRSGMVVQGPEVAAFEEEFSELVDGRHCVAVNSGTSALHLALMALDIGPGDEVIVPSFSFAASANVVRLVGADVVFADIDADTFCLDPAAVEAAITPRTAAIMPVHLYGHPAAMDRIMAIAAKHGLAVVEDACQAHAAALNGTPVGAFGAAGTFSFYPTKNMHSLEGGMISTGDAEVARTLRLLRNQGMEQRYANEIVGANVRMTDVSAAIGRVQRRKLDGWTEQRIANAAYLTEHISAPNVVTPKVAEGARHIYHQYTVRIRGDRDAAMARLTEAGVGNAVYYPTPIHRLKPYWEPDQKAGRTWDLPETERAAAEVVSLPVHPALSARDLERIVAAVNALGEL, from the coding sequence ATGACCGACGCCCATGAGTTCATACCGGCCGCCAGACCAGTGATCGCCGAGGAGGAGATCGAGGCCGCGGTGCGCGTGCTGCGCAGCGGCATGGTCGTCCAGGGCCCCGAGGTGGCCGCCTTCGAGGAGGAGTTCTCGGAGCTGGTCGACGGGCGCCACTGTGTCGCGGTCAACTCCGGCACCTCCGCCCTGCACCTGGCCCTGATGGCGCTGGACATCGGCCCGGGCGACGAGGTCATCGTGCCGTCGTTCTCCTTCGCCGCCTCCGCGAACGTCGTCCGGCTGGTCGGCGCCGACGTGGTCTTCGCCGACATCGATGCCGACACCTTCTGTCTGGACCCCGCCGCGGTCGAGGCGGCCATCACGCCGCGCACCGCCGCGATCATGCCGGTCCACCTCTACGGCCACCCGGCCGCGATGGACCGCATCATGGCCATCGCCGCCAAGCACGGGCTCGCCGTCGTCGAGGACGCCTGCCAGGCCCACGCGGCCGCGCTCAACGGCACCCCGGTCGGCGCCTTCGGTGCCGCCGGCACCTTCAGCTTCTACCCGACGAAGAACATGCACAGCCTCGAGGGCGGCATGATCTCCACCGGTGACGCCGAGGTCGCCCGCACCCTGCGCCTGCTGCGCAACCAGGGCATGGAGCAGCGCTACGCCAACGAGATCGTCGGCGCCAACGTCCGCATGACGGACGTCTCCGCCGCGATCGGCCGCGTCCAGCGCCGCAAGCTCGACGGCTGGACCGAGCAGCGCATCGCCAACGCCGCCTACCTCACCGAGCACATCAGCGCGCCGAACGTGGTCACGCCGAAGGTCGCCGAGGGCGCCCGGCACATCTACCACCAGTACACCGTGCGCATCCGCGGCGACCGCGACGCCGCCATGGCCCGCCTCACCGAGGCCGGCGTGGGCAACGCCGTGTACTACCCGACCCCCATCCACCGGCTGAAGCCGTACTGGGAGCCGGACCAGAAGGCCGGCCGCACCTGGGACCTGCCCGAGACGGAGCGCGCCGCCGCCGAGGTCGTGTCGCTGCCCGTCCACCCGGCGCTGTCCGCGCGGGACCTGGAGCGGATCGTCGCCGCCGTGAACGCGCTGGGGGAGCTGTGA